A single window of Lepeophtheirus salmonis chromosome 2, UVic_Lsal_1.4, whole genome shotgun sequence DNA harbors:
- the LOC139907678 gene encoding zinc finger MYM-type protein 1-like: MVRIMKTLIIMRKDKDTLSSSTATSLLNSIFSHEFVFGIELLKTLLRHTSSLSDELQGRKVDLTKARKHVNLVIRTLEDLKNEKIFESIWKLAELKSSEMKSVFDQEDSIDLEFKEAKIPRRIKWKGTTESYFRETHFDVAINKIVLELESRFATDDTNITMDLIAIVNDSEVETCVIERVAKHYRLELEQLQSDHAIFQQFKADIDTEDMVLSQIAAEFISSGVFRLMPELYKVIVILASMPSCEAERSFFCLRRLKNHMRTTMDQERLSSPS; this comes from the exons atggtcagaatcatgaagaccctcataataatgagaaaagataaagatacattgtcgagttcaacagcaacttctctgctcaacagcatctttagtcacgaatttgttttcggcattgaactgttgaagacactcctcagacacacatctagcttgtcagatgaacttcaaggcagaaaggttgacctaacaaaggcccggaaacacgtcaacctagtgattaggactcttgaagatcttaagaatgagaaaatctttgaatcaatctggaaacttgctgagttgaagtcgtctgagatgaaatcagtatttgatcaggaggactcaattgatttggaattcaaggaggcgaagattccaaggagaataaagtggaaaggaacaactgaatcctacttccgtgaaacacatttcgatgttgcaatcaataagattgtattagagcttgagagcagatttgccaccgatgATACAAatatcacaatggatctcattgcaatcgtcaatgacagtgaagtggagacctgtgtcattgagcgtgtcgccaagcactacagacttgaactcgagcagctccagtcagaccatgcaatcttccagcaattcaag gcagatattgacacagaagacatggttttgtcacaaattgctgcggagtttataagctcgggagtgttccgcctgatgccggagctatacaaggtgatcgttatcctggcctcaatgcccagctgtgaggcggagcggtcattcttctgtctcagaaggctcaagaaccacatgaggaccaccatggaccaggagaggctctcctcaccctcttga
- the Sf3a1 gene encoding splicing factor 3A subunit 1 — protein sequence MPPTDDNNGVGIIYPPPEVRNIVDKTASFVARNGPEFEQKIKQNEINNPKFNFLNSGDPYNAYYQYKVNDIRSSEEEAKKSTTTENQTSAPTTVKSAPPAPDAAVKQRQQDILNQAIKSKEVVEYVPKEAPNEYEFIADPPSISAFDLDVVKLTAQFVARNGRQFLTNLMNREQRNYQFDFLRPQHSLFQYFTKLLEQYTKVLIPPKDLIRKLREEACSEKKVREQIRDRVAWIRHVEAKKRREEEEAERERVSYAQVDWHNFVVVETVDYQSWESGNFPPPTNITEVGARVLMQRRVESGKSSATVGEDKSSREGANTQVQDMEEDSSSDDEEEDGIMSAAPAGIGKPMIQVDAAPAVRQPPPSLPTPGNVEVRKYDPKQAQAAKKKSDADDYLVSPITGERIHASKVQEHMRIGLLDPRWVEERDKQLSAKASEEQVFAPGQSIENSLKHLAERRTDIFGVGEEASQETAIGKKIGEEEDKRPGDEKVTWDGHSSSAEAASRAARANFTINEQIEQIHRNKGLIPDVKKDSKTVQLPPGTTTISSKPVPPPSASMSQPNVPSIMPPSYNIPPHGIVPAPVQPPQMVGMMASSVMVAPQPFYMPPQAPTGQQTLFSHPMPMGREPPLPPDVMDSEEPLAKKAKEDNFIPEVDWIARFKGPITFRINIPNMPDKPEWQLSGQKLSVTHSLSDTVAVLKAQLSERIGMPTGKQKLQMGNTFFKDSNTLGFYNLSPASIINLQVKERGGRKK from the coding sequence ATGCCCCCTACCGATGATAACAATGGTGTTGGAATTATATATCCTCCACCTGAAGTTCGTAACATTGTGGATAAAACTGCTTCTTTTGTCGCAAGGAATGGACCcgagtttgaacaaaaaatcaagcaaaatgaaataaataacccAAAGTTTAACTTTCTTAATTCCGGGGATCCTTACAATgcatattatcaatataaagtAAATGATATTCGAAGCAGTGAAGAAGAAGCTAAAAAATCTACTACAACAGAAAATCAGACATCTGCTCCAACAACGGTTAAAAGTGCACCTCCAGCCCCTGATGCTGCAGTGAAACAACGACAACAGGATATTCTTAACCAAGCTATTAAAAGTAAAGAAGTCGTTGAATATGTTCCTAAAGAAGCGCCTAATGAATACGAATTTATTGCTGATCCTCCATCTATCTCTGCATTTGACTTGGACGTTGTTAAATTAACTGCTCAATTTGTTGCCAGAAATGGAAGACAGTTCTTAACAAATTTGATGAATCGAGAGCAAAGAAATTATCAATTCGATTTCTTACGTCCTCAACActctttatttcaatatttcaccAAACTCTTGGAACAATACACCAAAGTTCTTATTCCTCCAAAGGATTTAATTCGTAAATTGAGAGAGGAGGCTTgtagtgaaaaaaaagtaagagaaCAAATAAGGGATCGTGTTGCATGGATCAGACATGTTGAGGCAAAAAAAAGACGTGAAGAAGAGGAGGCTGAGCGTGAAAGAGTTTCATATGCCCAGGTGGATTGGCACAATTTTGTCGTAGTTGAAACTGTTGATTATCAGTCTTGGGAGTCTGGAAACTTTCCTCCTCCGACAAATATAACTGAGGTTGGAGCTCGAGTATTGATGCAACGTCGAGTGGAATCAGGTAAATCGAGTGCCACTGTTGGAGAGGATAAATCAAGTAGAGAAGGAGCTAATACCCAGGTTCAAGATATGGAAGAAGATTCTTCATCAGATGATGAGGAGGAAGATGGCATTATGAGTGCTGCTCCAGCTGGAATTGGTAAACCTATGATTCAAGTTGATGCGGCACCGGCAGTTCGTCAACCTCCACCATCTCTTCCAACACCTGGAAACGTGGAAGTGCGAAAATATGATCCTAAACAAGCCCAAGCAGCCAAGAAAAAGAGCGATGCCGATGATTATCTTGTTTCTCCTATTACTGGTGAAAGAATTCATGCTTCAAAAGTTCAGGAGCACATGAGAATTGGTTTGTTAGATCCCAGATGGGTTGAAGAAAGAGACAAGCAATTATCTGCAAAGGCCTCTGAGGAACAAGTTTTTGCACCCGGTCAATCTATTGAGAATAGCTTAAAACATTTGGCAGAACGAAGAACAGATATTTTTGGTGTTGGAGAAGAGGCTTCCCAAGAGACTGCTATTGGTAAGAAAATTGGCGAAGAAGAAGACAAACGCCCTGGAGATGAAAAAGTAACATGGGATGGTCATTCATCTTCTGCAGAAGCAGCTTCTAGAGCCGCTAGAGCAAACTTTACCATTAATGAACAGATTGAGCAAATACACAGAAACAAGGGTCTTATTCCAGATGTTAAGAAAGATAGTAAAACTGTTCAACTGCCTCCAGGTACTACAACTATATCCTCAAAACCTGTACCACCTCCATCTGCGTCGATGTCTCAGCCTAATGTTCCATCCATTATGCCTCCATCTTATAATATTCCCCCACATGGAATTGTTCCGGCTCCAGTACAGCCTCCCCAAATGGTTGGTATGATGGCCTCTTCTGTAATGGTGGCTCCACAACCATTTTATATGCCTCCACAAGCTCCTACAGGCCAACAAACATTATTTAGCCATCCTATGCCAATGGGAAGAGAACCTCCTCTACCCCCGGATGTGATGGATTCCGAGGAACCTCTGGCTAAAAAGGCTAAAGAAGATAACTTCATACCGGAAGTAGATTGGATAGCAAGATTTAAAGGCCCAATTACTTTTAGGATCAATATTCCTAATATGCCTGATAAACCGGAATGGCAGTTGTCGGGGCAAAAATTATCTGTTACACATTCTCTATCTGATACGGTGGCTGTATTGAAGGCTCAACTATCTGAAAGGATTGGAATGCCTAcaggaaaacaaaaattacaaatgggtAATACTTTCTTCAAGGATTCAAATACACTTGGCTTTTATAACTTGTCCCCAGCCTCAATTATCAATCTCCAAGTAAAGGAAAGAGGAGGTCGCAAGAAGTAA